In a single window of the Sphingosinicella microcystinivorans genome:
- a CDS encoding SDR family NAD(P)-dependent oxidoreductase, whose translation MSELDFNGRKVLVVGGSSGIGNGIAQSFRRRGADVHIWGTRPTADDYAKEAGSDLDGLGYTQVDVSRAEAIAGAPLPFDRLDVLVHSQGIVLYKRAEFEPEGWDRVMAVNIDSIMHISMRFHAQLAAGKGAMIVVSSVGAIRATKGNPAYAASKAAAASLVKTLGQAWAGDGIRVNGIAPSLVDTKLTSVTMAHANRREKALARIPLGRFGQVEEMAGVVLFLASPLASYVCGQTIVVDGGLTL comes from the coding sequence ATGAGCGAGCTTGATTTCAACGGACGAAAAGTACTCGTCGTCGGTGGGTCGAGCGGGATCGGCAACGGCATCGCTCAGTCCTTTCGCCGACGCGGCGCAGACGTGCATATATGGGGTACACGCCCGACGGCTGATGATTATGCCAAGGAGGCTGGCTCTGATCTCGATGGGCTCGGCTACACCCAGGTGGATGTATCGCGTGCGGAAGCGATCGCCGGGGCGCCACTGCCGTTCGACCGTCTCGATGTGCTCGTCCACTCCCAGGGTATAGTGCTCTACAAGCGCGCGGAGTTCGAACCCGAGGGATGGGATCGGGTGATGGCGGTGAATATCGACAGCATCATGCATATCTCCATGCGCTTCCACGCACAACTTGCGGCCGGCAAGGGGGCGATGATCGTGGTAAGCTCGGTGGGAGCGATCCGGGCGACGAAGGGCAATCCCGCCTACGCCGCGTCGAAGGCGGCTGCAGCCAGCCTGGTCAAGACGCTGGGGCAAGCGTGGGCAGGTGACGGTATCCGCGTTAACGGAATTGCGCCCAGCCTGGTGGACACCAAGCTGACCAGTGTAACGATGGCGCATGCCAACAGGCGTGAAAAGGCACTTGCTAGGATTCCGTTGGGGCGCTTTGGCCAAGTCGAGGAAATGGCTGGCGTGGTGCTCTTCCTCGCCTCGCCGCTCGCATCCTATGTGTGCGGTCAGACGATAGTCGTCGACGGCGGCCTTACGCTCTAA
- a CDS encoding acyl-CoA dehydrogenase family protein, translating to MNFEYSPKVQSLRNDIIQFMDAHVFPIERERDRFTHDPANLWRPWPGIETIKANARDAGLWNLFLPREYAPWSPGLSNLEYAPLAELMGQVSGASEYFNCQAPDTGNMEILARYGTAEQQERWLKPLLAGELRSAYAMTEPGVASSDAANIATTIIADGDDYVINGRKWWISGVMDPRCAFYILLGRTPDENVSRHNQHSQIIIPANTPGIEIIRPLTVFDSLHSPGGHCEIQFTNVRVPKSNMLVGPGRGFAIAQGRLGPGRIHHCMRLIGMAQRAIEWMAWRVEERVVFGRKLAEKSSIRQDIAKSYCEIEQARLLTLKAADAMDRHGNKVARDLIGAIKIVAPTMVQNVADRAMQAHGAMGFTQDTPIANIWLTARYLRMADGPDEAHMSQLGKLKIAEYRAIAKR from the coding sequence GTGAATTTCGAATACAGTCCCAAGGTTCAGTCGCTCCGGAACGATATAATCCAGTTTATGGATGCCCATGTCTTTCCGATCGAACGGGAGCGCGATCGGTTCACTCATGATCCGGCCAATCTATGGCGACCCTGGCCAGGCATCGAAACGATCAAGGCAAATGCGCGCGACGCCGGGCTGTGGAATCTGTTCCTGCCGCGTGAATATGCGCCCTGGAGTCCCGGGTTGTCCAATCTGGAATACGCGCCGCTCGCGGAACTGATGGGGCAGGTTTCGGGGGCATCAGAGTATTTCAATTGCCAGGCGCCTGACACCGGAAATATGGAGATATTGGCCCGATACGGCACTGCCGAGCAGCAGGAGCGCTGGCTGAAGCCTCTGCTCGCGGGCGAGCTGCGATCAGCGTATGCGATGACAGAACCGGGGGTTGCGTCGTCGGATGCGGCAAATATCGCGACCACGATCATTGCCGACGGTGACGACTATGTCATAAATGGACGAAAATGGTGGATATCAGGGGTCATGGATCCGCGCTGCGCCTTCTACATTCTGCTGGGGCGCACGCCTGACGAAAATGTGTCTCGCCACAACCAGCACAGTCAGATCATCATCCCTGCGAACACACCCGGCATCGAGATCATACGGCCGTTGACAGTGTTCGACTCACTTCATTCGCCGGGCGGGCATTGCGAAATACAGTTCACCAATGTCCGCGTGCCAAAATCCAACATGCTCGTTGGACCCGGTCGCGGGTTCGCTATCGCTCAAGGTCGTCTCGGCCCAGGGCGTATTCATCATTGCATGCGATTGATCGGCATGGCTCAGCGCGCCATCGAATGGATGGCATGGCGGGTGGAAGAGCGAGTGGTCTTTGGCCGAAAGCTCGCCGAGAAATCGAGCATCCGGCAGGATATTGCGAAATCCTATTGCGAGATCGAGCAAGCAAGGCTGCTGACTCTCAAGGCTGCCGATGCAATGGATCGCCATGGCAACAAGGTGGCTCGTGATCTGATTGGGGCGATCAAAATTGTTGCGCCGACGATGGTACAGAATGTCGCGGATCGCGCTATGCAGGCCCATGGTGCGATGGGCTTCACACAGGACACGCCGATCGCAAACATTTGGCTGACCGCTCGCTACCTGCGGATGGCGGATGGACCGGACGAAGCTCATATGTCACAACTCGGCAAGCTGAAGATCGCTGAATATCGAGCTATTGCCAAGCGCTGA